The nucleotide sequence aaatcattctgaaaacaTGCTGATgtggtgctcaataaacatttctcattattatcaatgttatatGTTGTAATATCAATCAGtattaacagttgtgctgtttcatattttatggaaaccataatgcattttttcaggTCTTTTttgtgaatagaaagttcaaaataatagtatttattttaaatggagatcctttgtaatgttataaatcgctttgctgtcactttttatcaaatgAGTCATtgtctaataaaataatttatcaaacaaatattttttaaagatttgtgtGCTACTGTTATACATGGCACAGTACATTTTAGACTGAAAGATTTTGTCTTAGACCTAAAGAATTGCTTTACATTCATGCATATTactctttcttaatttttttttatgtatatagaGCACACAATATGTAGATAAGCGTTGGTCGTGTGAGCTGTTCATCCTGGTATCCGTCAGTACTTCAATCATTCTGATGCGGCACCTGTTACCTCCGCGATACTGTGACCTGCTCCACAAAGCTGCTGCACATCTGGGCTGCTGGCAGAAGGTGGACCCTTCCCTCTGCTCAAACGTCCTCCAACACATGTACGTCTGACCTGGGGACATAGAAATAGCTTAAATATAGGTTGTGTTAGGGTTTTAGTATGTGTCTGTGCTGGGTTTTGGTTAATATTCTTTTAAGTGCTAAAATGCAAGTATAGCAGGTACTGTATGATTCCAAATGCATTTCCAAAAGAGCCTAATTTCAAATCTTGTTCACAGTCActagaacagattttttttatttaacctgttTTTGCTAAATAATATTACCtcattgaattttttatttatttttacatataatattcttcttaaactgtcaaaatgctttgtttttagttttttttttttttatgtagaacatttttttttttttttgtaagttgtaatatctttcttttttctgtttccttCAGATGGACAGAAGAGTATATGTGGCCACAAGGAGTTTTGGTCAAACacagtaaaaatgtttataaGGCCATGGGCCATTATAACGTAGCAGTTCCCTCAGATGTCTCCCATTATCGTTTTTATGTAAGTATAAGCTGTAGGCGAAGTCTAAAACACAGAGTGCTTTGTTTTTAAGAACATGATtgaatggaaatgttttcagaaatattattacaaagaaTTAATAATGTATTCGCGGGAATTGCCTTAACCACTGATACCctccttttttccccctttcttttaacagtttttcttCAACAAACCTCTTCGAATATTGAACATTCTTATAATCCTGGAAGGTGCAATGATATTCTACCAGCTATATTCACTGATGTGTTCAGAGAAGTGGCATCAGACAATATCATTAGCTCTAATTTTATTCAGTAATTATTATGCCTTTTTCAAACTGCTCAGAGACAGAATAGTTCTGGGAAAAGCGTATTCTTATTCAGCCAGTGCCTCCAATCATAAAGTCAGTTAAACAAAGATAAATTATTGTCAGTCATCACAGATGAGCAGAAAATATGCATGAGGGCTGTTTATTTTTTCTACAAGTGCATTTCGGTCTGTTCTGACTTGCCatgaaataaaaaggaaacataTTTTTGTACTATATCTGGATATCTGAAGTTTTCTTTAAAGGAAATTCATgaattcaaaacaaaatgattgtttttctttataGTTCAAtgtaatgtttctttattttgaatcaaataccatttaaaaacaaataactcATTTATAAAAGagaatatatacattatatagatcagtggtaagTACAAGTTTTGTCATCCTAATATTTCTTAGGTTTATCATTAGGTAGCATGAGCAACCAAGATTTCGGTCAACGGTTGACTATAATGAACACAGATATTTACATTGGCATTTCGTTTTGTGGTATATAATGGCTTATTAAAAGCCGCTGTATAAATAGCCATCTTTGTGGATGAGTTTTTAATAActagtttaaggttatttaaaTTGGTGCTCAGCTCGTGATTACGTTCTTATGGCCAAGGTCCagctcattaatattaatactgttattttgaCGTTGCTCAGGAGCATACCCATTGCTGAGGCTTGGCTcttgaatattaattagataatCGTGACGTTTCTTCAATGCCGTCCAATAACAAAAGCGTGTCTTATTAATATTAACACCTAAGCTCCACCATAGTACTAATCAGTAGAATCGCGGTCGGGAAGCAAGGAGAGTTCACGCTAGAATAGTAAAGTGCTCTGTCTCTGCTGTTAAACCGGAATCCTGCGTTATTGGAATGGAGAAATCAACACGGGCGCCTTAAATTTACGTTCAAAAGTTCGAGCCGCATCCTTGTCCGCGAGCCGGTGAGTAAATCGTTTTGTTCAGCCATATGACGATGTGCGCATCGTGCCTTTCAACCCCCTTTGCCAATCCCTGCCATGTAAAACCTCTTCGCCAAATGAAAAACGTATTATATCTTGCACTGATacacaaatcaaagaaaaaaaaaatatagtctAGCATAGAATAACAATACAAAGAGACGCAATCTTCGTGTTTAATTTTGTAAAGTAAAGTGCATGATTTAAAATTGAGATTTTGGGGCAGATTATTCATCTAAAAGCTTCATGATTAACCCAGATTGTTCAACGCCCTTTTGCAATTAACAATATTACGCATGAATTTCTATCATGATATACAGTACATACGTGTAGGATTCACATATTAATTTGCAATTAgattataatacacacacacacacacacacacaatctttctATAGAATCTAATTTATCATACATCTATCTACCACTGATATATAATTATGAGGAACATGTGCTcggaaattaatttatattttttccccAACATATAGCCTAAGGACTTAAATAATAGGCATACAGTTGAATGGTTGTATTTAAAAccttgcttttatttaaaatgtcagaATTTCTAAAAACCTTAGTTAAATACTTAAAGATATTACTTTGTTACTTTTAGATAAAGATGTTTGAGTTTATGTTACCTGACCCAGCTAGTTGCAGTTTCTGAGAAACAGTGTTGAATATTGGTATGCTTACACTaacaaagtatatataaaaattaatgcaattaaaaaaagaaaaagaaaaagaaattgatGGTAGAAATATAATACTGGATCCCTGGCGGGTGGACAGCAGTCATCCGAGAGTCCCGGAGAGATCTGAAGCATCTAAAAATATTCAGCACTAGAGCATGGCTTGATAACACTGTGTTTCTTTATGCAGAGtgagaaacaaaacagaacaggagaataaataaacaagaaaatgaCAGGGAGGATTGCTTTTGGTGGAGTGTGAATCAAACTACTTCTTAAATAGGACGATAAGAAGGCATATCTTTTTACTTTCACTAGTTTCATTTATTACGCATAGTACATCTGATGTTGTTATCATGGCTTCATGCAGTTGCACAAAACATTGAATATTCCATTCCATCTGTTAGCAGCTCAAGGTCAGATAATTGCTTGATATCTTGTGAATGTTTAGCACAGGCTCTCACTGAcctaatgtaatatttaaagctAAAATTGACATTAGTGCAGTGATACCAACAGAACTGAAGCATGGGACAAACCTTCACATTTAGAgcccacatttatatatatatatatatatatatatatatatatatatatatatatatatatatatatatatatatatactatattatgcTCCTGGTTGCCTTTCCACCAGAGCCAAAGCAGAAAGCCTAAACAAGTTACTTTTCCCGTTAAAGTAGACTTCTTTACAATAATGGCAGTATTTGGGTAACGCTAGttcatataacaatatttttgcaatttcatGTGGTGCCTTTTGATAGAAATGACACACTTTGTTTGTATTCCACTAGTTAAGGATCAGCTCATATTGTTTTTTCATAGTCTCTCAGTTTCTCTTCATAGTACCTCAATAGCTTAGAGCTTTTGTCAGTGTGTCTTAGAAAGTGCCACTGGCCTCATGGAAGACAAGAGGAAGAAAAGGAGTCCCAAAGTGTCCCTTCCCCAGCCTCCTCCTCCACCAATCAACCCTCGAAAGCTTACTGTTCTCCCAGCGAGTAAAAGTGCCACATTCTCATTGGGTTTACCCCAGCCGCCCTCGCCCAAACCCAGAGGCAAGTACAAGAGATCGGTGGGGGCAATGGGTCCGTCTAAAGAAGCTCTCGCTGTTCCTGTGGTTCCCCCCAAAAACACAAGGTGTGTGTGTCATTATAGATCATAGATAGATGTTAATTTGGTTTGAGTTTGTAATTGGCTTTTCCAAATTGAGCCACAAATTGTGATTCTGGTTCCATTTGTAGGCCTCACAGAGAGAAACCCAGAGCTCCTCAGCCTGCTGGACCCAGCCGAGTGTCCCAGTCGTCCTCACCCCTCCAGCACTCATTCCTCACCGACGTCTCTGATgtgagagagatggagggaggaCTGCTCAACTTGCTCAATGACTTTCACTCTGGAAAGCTACAGGCTTTTGGTATGTGCTAGGGGTTTATTCAGAAGCCTTAGTAGTTTGGGCTGTCATGAGAATTGTTTTGCAGTCTTAACCGTTGAGAAATTTTTAAGGAATGCAAAGGTGTGTAAGGGTGGCACCTTTTCACCATCTAATTCATCAGTTTGATTGGGATTTGTTTGGTCTAGTAAGTCTAGAAAGGTAAGTCTCACTTTCCATGTGTGTAAAACCGTGTGTTTGCAGGTAAGGTGTGCTCCTTTGAGCAGCTAGAGCATGTGAGGGAGATGCAGGAACGTCTGGCCCGGCTGCATTTCAGTCTGGACAGTCATGTGGAGGAGCTGTCTGAAGACCAGAGAAAAAACGCTTCGGACCGCAATCTAGAACATTTGCTTTCTAATGTAAGATATTGTTTAATCTTCTTTTATAATGCATCTCTTGTTGGGTTGCACAGTTaatctaaataaaactgaattgtgaTATGGCCTAGTGTGATTATCGAATCGCAAAGGCTGCAattcataatctttttttttttttttttttttactcattttgatAAAATCACTGCAtttttggccaaattgtgcagccccgaacattaaaaaaaaaacttgttttaaatcTTAATCACAGAATATCAGAATCTTAAAAAATTCCCCAAATCGTTTAATCTCTTATGTATTCATACTGAACCTTAAacaacaaacatacatttttctcaccagtttttatttgttcattacagtagacacaaacacattagTGGAATCTGGATCTAATGGATATAGAATTCCAGGCTTCTTGTTCTCTATCCACTATTCaagcactctctcacacacagatacTACAGGACTGGACACAATAGTACCCTGTATCTGAATACAGGCCTCTGGCTGAATCTTGTGTTATCCTCCAAATCCAAATGTCGCTGTCTGACTGAATTCTTTCATCAGCCTGTGAAGGGCTGGCCAGTTGCTATAGATAGTATTTCCCTTCTAGCTGTCAGCTCAGTGGTATGTGGTAGAGAACCCAGCAGATtggagtgtgagagagtgtacaTGTGTGTGAGAGTTTCATTATGGATGGTTCACTTAGTATAACAGAGTGTATATAGCTGAATCATAAGAAAGGTCATGTTTTACTCCACTATTTAAAGCTTATTTTaggactattaaaaaaaattcctcccagaaattctaaatgtaaataatacatgTTTATGACAATATTAATGTTGTATTAATACAATGTTTGTTTAGATATTATTGTACTAGAGTCATTAATATtgggatgcaaaaaaaaaacgtaatatatattcaattaattaaaaacaaaaaacagtttatttattgtttgtttgtttgtttgtttgtttgtaaaatgtGACCTAGACAGGTTTATGAAATTCAcccatttattataaaattgacGTCCAGGAGAAGCTAGATGATAGAAAATAGGTGTTTATAAAacgcaaaaataaaaacagaactaAACAATTTAGCCTACAGGCTGTCTGTTTTCAGAAATCACAAACTGCACTGCAGAAATTCTTTTCCTTACCTGTACAACACAAATCATCtcagttttttttaacatataggCTGAATTCCAAAAGAAccctttgtttgtcttttttaaagcagcagcaattatattaattttttatgcatCTGTTTTTTCCTCCCCTCAGCTGGAAGAATTGAGCAGCTCAATGTATCCTTCCATATTATGTTTTGTATGTGTTTAAATATGGTGTTTTACTTTACTTCTGACATTAATCAGTGAAAGTACAGTAAGCTTAATCAGCTTTTgtcaagtaaatattttgttaaaatgttatattgtgttTTCCTGGTATTTTCTGTTTATCCAGAAAGGGTTTGTGTTACACTGAAAGCTCTCACTGCTCTCAGCTAAGCATTTCGTTTTAGCTTCAGTAAAATCGGGGATTGTGTTTCTCAGAACATCTTAGCTGAAGATAAGTTGTGTCCTAATAGAAACCTAATGGATATATCCAACATATGTATCCAACGTATATAGGAAGAATGATAAAGTCAGCATTGTTATAAATGTAATAGGAGCTTCAGAGCTTGTACATTAGATGTACATTAGCAATACATATCCCCTTAATGCAGTTTATCCAGACAGAAACTCCACCTGGCAGAAAATCAAGACTTACCCAAGACCTCCAGCACCTGAAGCGGGAAACCAAATCCAGCCGACTATCAAATCACTGTGCCGACCAAAACCCTAGTTGCCATGGCTACAACTCAACTACAAGTTACTGAAGCACCATCATCGTGATCTGTGGCTAATGCAATGCTAAGTGATGGCAACAGCTTCAAAGCACATTCTCCATATAAACGAAATTCAACTGCAaaaatggttgaaaaaaaaatttcttctttttttaaatgttttgatctTAGCattgaaatgttaataatttaaatggTTTTGAGCCTAAAAGCTAAATCGCACCCTTTTTGTTGccatgtttaaagggatagttcacccaaaaatgaaaatccgtcattaattactcaccctcatgtcgttccaaacacgtaagacctttgttcatcttcggaacacatattaagatattttgatgaaatctgagagctttctgactctgcgTAGACAGCAAGGGAACTGCCATCctcaaggcccagaaagatattaaggacatcgttaaaatggtCCATGgggcatcagtggttcaaccttaattttgtGAAGCTACGAGAAAACTTTTgagagcaaagaaaacaaaagtaaaacatgtattcaacaatttcttcagGTCAGTCTCCACCGCTATTCACAAGAGTACCATGACGCATGCATGTGGTGATATATAGAGCTTCATAAAATTGAGGTTGAACCAATGATGCCATGTGGACTATTTTAGCGATGTCCTTACCAGCTTTCTGGCTCTTGAGCGTGGTAGTTCCCTtgatgtctatggagggtcagagagctctcggatttcaccaaaaatatcttaatgactATGCCTTTAAGTGGTTTATTTGGATAAATAAGAATTGTCCATACTTTAGACATGGCATGAGTTGATTTCATTCATTACTGGTAAAGTTTGACTTAAAATTATTAGATCAACAATGTCAAAAGTGAATGAGAAgatgaacatttacattatcagtcAATCAGCACATACACAATTGATCTTCATTTTGTAGTTCATCAGTGTTCTCAGAAATGATGTCGTAAATGGCTGCGGAGTAGCTATAAACTCACTCAGGACTGTTTTAGATCAGTGATCTTAGTGCCTCTTCTCACTGTCTAGATTACATTGATTGTTTTATCATATAGTTTTCATGGTACTATCCAAATGTGGAACTGGATTTTTTTGTAGATGtttgtacattaaaatatatacattgtataAACCTTATACACCTTGTTTGTAAACTAGAGTTTTAATGTTGATTTAGGAACAATTATGATAGAAGTTATTTGTTATTCTTGATGGCACTGAtggaaatgtacagtatgtgtatgttaTCGTTGcataaactaaagtaaaaaaataatggaGTCAGGCATTTCAAATTTCAGATTCTAAAAAGTTGACATCCAGTACTCTTTGGGTAATTGTAGAATTATAGATGAGTTGACCAGTGGAATTTGTCCATTTCTTGGAGCACAAAATAGTTTTTGAACCTTGTAGATCTGCAGTCTGTACTCCAAAGCACAAAATAACAGAGTACAGTAGTATCTAATACAAGTCAGGAGGTTCTGACAAGCTAAAGTGGATGTAGGacaaaactactgcaaaaaaaaCTGTGACATAGTCCATAATACATAGTACAATCTCACTAACATCCCTATAAGGATAGTCTTCCCATTTTACACCAGTTTCAGTGATAATCCATCAGCACAACATATGGACAGGTTTAAGAAAAAGCTAATGATCTACACCAGtttgattattatatttcatGATGCAGTAATATCACTTTACAGCCGACCTCTGCTACGCCTGCTACCTCCAACTATTTCAATATAGACTCAATACTGTTTCCTTGAGGGAGGTCTGTTTAAATCGATATCAGATTGTTTCATGTCAGGATCTGATCCTGCATCAGCATGCACAGGCTGTTTTCTCTTCCCTCACTGCCTGAGTCTAAAGCATTGAAAGaatcatgtaaaaataaatgaagttaGTATTCTTTCTGTgaatttcaaacatttcaaaaagaaaatatttgtgtGCTTTGCTTTTTGTCCACATTCTTGTTTCGTTCAACAATGCATATAAGCTATTTTCTATTTGTGTGCTTTaagtaataaaacaatacaacaatTCAATCACTGACTTTGGACTTTTATTGAGGTTATGGGTCATTGAGTTATAGGTAAGCagcttgttaaataaaaataacagaagctataaaatttgttaaaaacaaatgttataaatagcgactataacacacacacacacatatatatatacatacatatatatatatatatatatatatatatatatatatatatatatatatatatatatatatatatatatatacatatatatatataaacaatataatgataataaaggaTATTGCAAAAGACAATGCAATGATATTGgatgatattagttttatttaaagcattttggTTGGATAAAGGaaactttagaaaagtttagaagCAACCTAAGAAAAGGAAACAATACTCTCAAACCAAagtattgatttttgttttattttctgaccTCAATTTTCACTtaattatgcttttaaaaaaagatCAAACTAAAATAGCTTATTTTGGGGAGTGCTACGGAAGCGACCTCATTATTAATAGCTCTTCCAAACAGCAGGTGGCGGAACAGAGCTGCAGGTGAGTCTGTTCCTCGGTCTGTCCACGGGAGAAGAAATAGACAATCAGCTgtttaaaccatagacagtaaaagaaacctGGTGCAAACCTATGGTGCAAACAGAAAGCGGAGCTATGAAAGAACATAAATGGATTCAGACATTAACTTTGTTGGAGGTTTTGTTTGTAAATATTATCATTAGAAATTCCGTTTCTAAAgttagtgtgcatgtgtgtttttttgtcaGTAATATACAAGTAACTAATTTTGCCTTGCGTCGGATGAGTATCTGTTTGTTTACAGTCGCTAAGTTCATCATTTTCAAGTgtttatatttcttttctttttttattgagttGATTTTGTGTATACATTTGATAAATTACtaagaattttgtttttattttatttatgtttttatcaaCAGAATGAAGTTCTTAAAACGTTTAGTTTAGACGCAGTGTCAGGAAAGTAACACTAATGTTATGCGCTTTCCAGGCTCAGTGTCGAGGTTATGTGATGAGGAAAGGACTGAGTTTGATTCGGGCTCAGTTTGAAGAGATCGTCCGAGAGATTGATGGAGGATTGGTTTACAgttaagccatggtttacagtaaaactcagacatcttcgtcaggccaaagaggatgcctacagaaatggggacagggtcttgtacaatcaggccaggaacacactgaacaaagagatcagagcggc is from Carassius auratus strain Wakin chromosome 13, ASM336829v1, whole genome shotgun sequence and encodes:
- the LOC113112598 gene encoding coiled-coil domain-containing protein 28B-like, with the protein product MEDKRKKRSPKVSLPQPPPPPINPRKLTVLPASKSATFSLGLPQPPSPKPRGKYKRSVGAMGPSKEALAVPVVPPKNTRPHREKPRAPQPAGPSRVSQSSSPLQHSFLTDVSDVREMEGGLLNLLNDFHSGKLQAFGKVCSFEQLEHVREMQERLARLHFSLDSHVEELSEDQRKNASDRNLEHLLSNLEELSSSIQKLHLAENQDLPKTSST